The Octadecabacter arcticus 238 genome contains a region encoding:
- a CDS encoding FkbM family methyltransferase, with amino-acid sequence MTENVAEARRLLRKEAGKLQKALESNRSRTRGPLVRRFHEVRQMLSPLYAYTSQAGQDFVIDQIMKNKREGTFLDVGGFDGVTGSNTFFLETNRGWTGALVEPVNAQLVKAAVFRTCPCIGVAIAPTEGEADFIEISEGFTQMSGLAGTYEDKLLKRVRSDKRHRETFIKVQTKTLSSIIEYAEIPDPDFISLDIEGGEIACLKTFPFKDHDVKAWAIENNTGTTEIRDIMTKNGYDLIEFCGPDELYFKQPK; translated from the coding sequence ATGACTGAAAACGTTGCCGAAGCCCGCCGCCTGCTGCGCAAAGAAGCCGGAAAGCTGCAAAAAGCATTGGAGAGCAACCGCTCCCGGACGCGCGGCCCGCTTGTGCGGCGCTTTCACGAAGTGCGCCAGATGCTGTCGCCGCTTTATGCTTACACGTCACAAGCTGGTCAGGACTTTGTCATTGACCAGATCATGAAGAATAAGCGCGAAGGCACATTCCTCGATGTGGGCGGCTTTGACGGTGTAACAGGGTCTAATACGTTCTTTTTGGAAACCAACCGTGGTTGGACGGGTGCTTTAGTCGAACCTGTGAACGCCCAATTGGTAAAGGCTGCTGTTTTTCGAACATGCCCCTGCATTGGTGTCGCGATTGCCCCGACCGAAGGTGAGGCGGATTTCATCGAAATCAGCGAAGGTTTCACCCAGATGAGCGGGCTTGCAGGCACTTATGAAGACAAACTTCTAAAGCGGGTGCGCAGCGACAAACGCCACCGCGAGACTTTCATAAAAGTGCAGACAAAGACGCTGTCGAGCATAATTGAATATGCTGAAATTCCCGATCCTGACTTCATCTCCCTCGACATCGAAGGTGGTGAGATCGCGTGCCTTAAGACGTTCCCGTTCAAGGACCACGACGTCAAAGCATGGGCGATCGAGAATAATACCGGCACGACCGAAATCAGGGACATCATGACTAAAAATGGATACGATTTAATTGAATTTTGCGGTCCTGATGAGTTGTATTTTAAGCAACCAAAGTAG
- a CDS encoding flagellar hook-length control protein FliK gives MTQMDTLLTAKAQPSSPLHRKPDIDAQIDKATYFSQIWSVQADDAVAKDAAQSLIRDVLPDADAAKTAIAAPPENTLTPIPQLHSKSDVLAWQVTGPATPEMGTVAVPIKTIESNTMPNAALADASNIEVSGAQNHAALKAAPENVVQQAQTRHLNPQPPVPQTDPHVARSSREGGSKTTEKPTEPEQIKATPPNMPQPPLAGTPQVNAPQLPNLQRALPPVDEKTPIAAPETRQNAPQTLWSVAAPSPRDPIAKPIPSPIPIAPILAKLATPDPAILGDEPLGPDLGAPPGSQSSVTTTAAATSTLQRSYAPHVAHQIATAIVQTSGATTEIALNPEELGRVRISVTAGDTGLTVAIIAERPETVDLMRRNIDLLTRELREMGYENPTFTFSDQSGDADQDQGNGEEQSGVASDPSTADEHPQTSIRVALSGGLDLKL, from the coding sequence ATGACTCAAATGGACACGTTGTTGACTGCCAAGGCGCAGCCGTCGTCGCCGTTACACCGCAAACCGGACATCGATGCCCAAATCGACAAAGCGACATATTTCTCGCAGATCTGGTCCGTTCAGGCTGACGACGCAGTCGCAAAGGATGCGGCGCAGTCCCTGATCCGCGATGTGTTGCCGGACGCCGACGCCGCTAAAACAGCCATCGCGGCGCCACCAGAAAATACTCTGACACCGATTCCACAGCTACATTCCAAAAGTGACGTCCTGGCGTGGCAAGTCACTGGACCTGCCACGCCAGAAATGGGCACCGTCGCCGTCCCGATTAAAACTATAGAATCAAACACAATGCCAAATGCTGCCCTTGCTGACGCGTCAAACATTGAAGTTTCGGGCGCGCAAAACCACGCGGCTCTGAAAGCTGCACCCGAAAATGTGGTGCAACAGGCACAAACAAGGCACCTGAACCCTCAACCGCCCGTGCCCCAAACGGATCCCCACGTCGCGCGATCCAGCCGCGAGGGTGGAAGCAAGACCACAGAAAAACCGACCGAACCTGAACAAATAAAAGCCACGCCGCCCAACATGCCGCAACCACCTTTGGCAGGCACACCTCAGGTCAACGCGCCACAGCTTCCGAACCTGCAGCGCGCATTGCCCCCTGTCGATGAAAAAACACCAATCGCCGCACCAGAAACCCGCCAAAATGCGCCCCAAACATTATGGAGCGTCGCCGCACCGTCACCACGCGACCCGATAGCGAAACCCATCCCGTCCCCAATTCCAATCGCACCCATCTTGGCAAAGCTGGCAACGCCCGACCCTGCCATTTTAGGGGATGAACCACTCGGCCCGGACCTCGGCGCGCCTCCCGGTTCACAAAGCAGTGTGACGACGACGGCGGCCGCGACTTCCACTTTGCAGCGGAGCTACGCCCCGCACGTCGCCCACCAAATCGCGACAGCAATTGTTCAAACGTCCGGGGCCACCACCGAGATCGCCTTAAACCCAGAAGAACTGGGCCGTGTGCGCATTTCGGTAACGGCTGGTGACACCGGTCTGACCGTCGCGATCATCGCCGAACGTCCTGAAACCGTGGATCTCATGCGCCGCAACATCGACCTCCTAACGCGAGAGCTACGCGAAATGGGCTACGAAAATCCGACTTTCACATTCAGCGATCAATCCGGTGACGCAGATCAAGATCAGGGGAATGGCGAGGAGCAATCGGGCGTGGCGTCGGATCCTTCGACCGCCGATGAACACCCCCAGACCAGCATTCGCGTCGCCCTTTCAGGCGGCCTCGACCTTAAACTATAA
- a CDS encoding flagellar hook capping FlgD N-terminal domain-containing protein: MELTQALTPVSQPAFSPQAEPSETVISSNFETFLKMLTVQMENQDPLNPTDSSEYAQQLATFSGVEQAVLTNDLLSALMVQMNTTGMAQMADWVGKEARAIVPGHFDGSPITIAPNPAAIADKVELVVSDPQGNEVQRYDIPNSADPIEWAGTQSDGTPLPSGLYHFQVVSSANGVPVLAETAATYARVQEVRSENGQSVLVLNGGVSVLASDVSALREG; encoded by the coding sequence ATGGAACTCACTCAAGCCCTCACACCGGTGTCGCAACCCGCCTTTTCGCCACAAGCCGAACCCTCGGAAACTGTCATCAGCTCCAATTTTGAGACATTTCTAAAGATGCTTACGGTGCAAATGGAAAATCAGGATCCGCTGAACCCTACGGATTCATCAGAATACGCCCAGCAACTGGCAACGTTTTCGGGGGTCGAACAGGCGGTGCTGACAAACGACCTTTTGTCGGCATTGATGGTGCAAATGAATACGACAGGCATGGCTCAGATGGCCGATTGGGTTGGTAAAGAAGCCCGCGCGATAGTCCCCGGTCATTTTGACGGCAGTCCGATCACCATCGCGCCAAACCCGGCCGCCATTGCCGACAAAGTGGAATTGGTCGTGTCTGATCCGCAAGGCAATGAGGTTCAGCGCTACGACATTCCTAATTCGGCCGACCCAATTGAATGGGCCGGAACCCAAAGCGACGGCACCCCGTTGCCTTCGGGCCTTTACCATTTTCAGGTCGTAAGCTCGGCCAATGGTGTGCCGGTTCTAGCTGAAACCGCAGCTACCTACGCCCGCGTGCAAGAGGTACGCAGCGAAAATGGCCAATCCGTTCTCGTTCTTAATGGGGGTGTATCCGTGCTCGCGTCTGATGTCAGTGCATTGCGCGAAGGTTGA
- a CDS encoding rod-binding protein → MEIQPTQSAGAPTATREDQLMAVAQSLEAAFLSEMLKSAGIGETPEEFGGGAGEDQFASFLRDEQAKQMTQAGGIGLAQSMFDAMIAKSR, encoded by the coding sequence ATGGAAATACAACCAACCCAATCCGCAGGCGCACCCACCGCCACGCGTGAGGATCAACTGATGGCAGTTGCGCAATCGCTTGAGGCGGCGTTTTTGTCAGAGATGTTGAAGTCGGCGGGGATCGGCGAAACGCCGGAGGAATTTGGCGGTGGCGCGGGTGAGGATCAGTTCGCATCGTTCCTGCGGGATGAGCAAGCCAAACAGATGACACAGGCCGGTGGCATTGGTCTGGCGCAATCGATGTTTGATGCCATGATTGCAAAATCCCGATGA